In one window of Haloimpatiens sp. FM7315 DNA:
- a CDS encoding Ger(x)C family spore germination protein, which translates to MAIIAIVGDGLMEGLKNKSIVFVIFGAVLGYGVLELPKLVAEDAGTSGWIRLIMVTLFAVIIAVITVKLSYIHENKTLFEYSKELVGNVFGNVIIITYIIYFFLLFTFIIRGSAETIKLSVLEKTPVWAMTCMLFIAVYYAVVKGFKCISIISQIYGVIVLSVIVTVHILMFAKGEILNIKPLFSLEHVYDYFKIDFKLVLAFLGSECISFVCLDRKRNKNLCKYVATMVLIIGFLYILIVESCISIIGINDIVHYKDAVIATIRRVEIPYLEFFRRFDGLSLIVWIMSVFCTISIYAYGTVFFLSKYFKKTNIKILTAIVIVLGFCVSEIPGTLKGVQDGIKYIGYFGIIPYAVVPTSLLIITKVKKYDKKIKIIIIIFIFSFTLCGCWDYQDIDKRSIVISLGVDRVKDQIEFSTEVAKLADKSGESNEVYTDVSKGSNFEEARRDFNAKRPYSTFLGATRIVVFGQEYAKEGIEPYLNRINRIYDYRKTLLGVVSKDTPIKLFKKKAKNDLSIGFLLEHSINSLSGEGIAIYTDIGDMMSDISFGDIGYMLPYVGVEDDSVKYLGIAIMKDSKLIAVVDKNDTAGILYLSGKNPKLMEVITDELGENNSISFKTRIRKKKINTYYENNKVSINIDLELDAELQYLYYIMRITPSESEKLEKLVSNQVERQIFTIVKKTQEDYKCDIFGFAKYFKSQHFKEYKNINWQKEYPNIEINVDVKTKIVNKNLQDLNVKEKYR; encoded by the coding sequence ATGGCAATAATAGCTATAGTAGGTGATGGATTAATGGAGGGATTAAAAAATAAGAGCATTGTTTTTGTTATTTTTGGTGCTGTTTTAGGATATGGGGTATTAGAACTTCCTAAATTAGTAGCAGAGGATGCAGGAACATCAGGTTGGATAAGGCTCATTATGGTAACTTTATTTGCAGTGATTATTGCAGTTATTACTGTGAAACTTTCTTATATACACGAGAATAAAACCTTATTTGAGTATAGTAAAGAACTAGTTGGAAATGTTTTTGGAAATGTAATTATAATAACATACATAATATACTTTTTCTTATTGTTTACATTTATTATAAGAGGTTCTGCTGAAACTATAAAACTAAGTGTACTTGAAAAAACACCTGTGTGGGCTATGACTTGTATGCTTTTTATAGCAGTATACTATGCAGTTGTAAAAGGATTCAAATGTATTTCTATAATCTCACAAATTTATGGAGTAATTGTTCTTTCTGTAATCGTAACTGTTCATATACTTATGTTTGCCAAAGGAGAAATTTTAAATATAAAGCCCTTATTTAGCTTAGAGCATGTATATGATTATTTTAAAATTGATTTCAAACTTGTATTAGCATTCTTAGGTTCAGAGTGTATATCTTTTGTATGTTTGGACAGAAAACGAAATAAAAACCTATGTAAATACGTAGCTACTATGGTTTTAATTATAGGTTTCTTATATATATTGATTGTAGAATCCTGTATTTCAATTATTGGAATAAATGATATTGTACATTATAAAGATGCAGTAATTGCAACTATAAGAAGAGTTGAAATTCCTTACTTAGAGTTTTTTAGAAGATTTGATGGTTTATCCTTAATTGTTTGGATTATGAGTGTATTTTGCACTATAAGTATATATGCTTATGGTACAGTGTTTTTTTTAAGTAAATATTTTAAAAAAACTAATATAAAAATATTAACAGCTATAGTTATAGTGTTAGGCTTTTGTGTTTCTGAAATTCCGGGCACTTTAAAGGGTGTTCAAGATGGCATAAAGTATATAGGGTATTTTGGAATAATCCCTTATGCAGTTGTGCCTACTTCATTATTGATAATTACAAAGGTGAAAAAATATGATAAAAAAATTAAGATTATAATTATAATATTTATATTTTCTTTTACTTTGTGTGGATGCTGGGATTACCAAGATATTGATAAAAGGAGTATAGTAATTTCCCTTGGAGTAGATAGGGTAAAAGATCAAATTGAATTTTCCACAGAAGTAGCAAAACTTGCAGATAAAAGCGGGGAGAGTAATGAGGTATATACAGATGTTTCAAAAGGTAGTAATTTTGAAGAGGCGAGAAGGGACTTTAATGCAAAAAGACCCTATTCTACTTTTTTAGGTGCAACAAGGATTGTTGTTTTTGGACAGGAGTATGCAAAAGAAGGTATAGAGCCGTATTTAAACAGAATTAATAGAATTTATGATTATAGAAAAACTCTTTTGGGAGTTGTAAGTAAGGATACCCCAATTAAGTTATTCAAGAAAAAGGCCAAAAATGATTTGTCTATTGGTTTTTTGCTTGAACATAGTATTAATTCATTAAGTGGAGAAGGAATTGCAATATATACAGATATAGGTGATATGATGTCAGATATATCTTTTGGAGATATTGGTTATATGCTTCCTTATGTAGGGGTTGAGGATGATTCTGTAAAGTATTTAGGAATTGCAATAATGAAGGATTCAAAATTAATTGCTGTAGTTGATAAAAATGATACTGCTGGAATTTTATATTTATCAGGAAAGAATCCTAAACTTATGGAAGTCATTACAGATGAGCTAGGTGAAAATAACTCCATATCCTTTAAAACAAGAATAAGAAAAAAGAAGATAAATACATACTATGAAAATAACAAGGTAAGCATAAATATAGATTTAGAACTAGATGCAGAGCTTCAATATTTATATTATATAATGAGAATAACTCCAAGTGAGTCAGAAAAACTAGAAAAATTGGTATCCAATCAAGTTGAAAGACAAATTTTTACTATAGTTAAAAAAACTCAGGAAGATTACAAATGCGATATATTTGGATTTGCAAAATACTTTAAATCTCAGCATTTTAAAGAGTATAAAAATATTAATTGGCAAAAAGAATACCCAAACATTGAAATAAATGTAGATGTTAAAACTAAAATTGTAAATAAGAATCTACAAGACTTAAATGTAAAGGAAAAATATAGGTAA
- a CDS encoding spore germination protein, whose amino-acid sequence MIKFRKSIFLNKINELSKDNSGISLREVRFKNKKIVIAYIAEITDRNRVSSDIIKPILEYSKVNDNTKQNIKYIANSVIYLDDILIDDDVDKMSEHILKGKSLIIMEGAKGYIVANTYKVEKRSIEGPQLQNVLRGPRDAFTESFDSNLSLIRYRIKDSSLMINKFTIGRRTKTSVGVVYLNDVANSKYVSDIQNKLKNIDVDGIIDAGYIEKFISDKGKKFFPEFGINERPDSVCGDILKGKVCLVVEGSNLVLVAPYTLPDFLDAGDDHYDNTYISVFMKNLRIMALIMSLTLSSLYVAIISYHPDILPPQYILVLAESRVTVPVNALLEVTLMELVTEILKESSLRLPKQVGSAISIVGTIVIGQAAVSAGLTSAATVIVISLTTMTSFISPDYAISQPIRLLKFMLIILTGIFGLFGFVVGITIITINITSKASLGVPYTAPIAPFNFKDLKDYFLSDIALSKKRPEILNDKDKTRQ is encoded by the coding sequence ATGATTAAATTTAGAAAATCGATTTTTTTAAATAAAATAAATGAACTTTCTAAAGATAATTCAGGAATATCTTTAAGAGAAGTGCGTTTCAAAAATAAAAAGATAGTTATTGCTTATATTGCTGAAATAACAGATAGAAATAGGGTATCTAGTGATATTATTAAACCAATTTTAGAATATAGTAAAGTTAATGATAATACAAAGCAAAATATAAAATATATAGCAAACTCAGTAATATACCTAGATGATATACTAATAGATGATGATGTGGATAAAATGTCAGAGCATATATTAAAAGGAAAATCCTTAATAATAATGGAAGGTGCCAAGGGGTATATTGTAGCTAATACCTATAAAGTAGAGAAAAGGAGCATAGAAGGGCCACAGCTTCAAAATGTACTAAGAGGTCCAAGGGATGCTTTTACAGAAAGTTTTGATAGTAATTTATCCCTAATAAGGTATAGAATAAAGGATTCCTCTCTAATGATAAACAAATTTACCATAGGTAGAAGAACTAAAACTTCTGTTGGAGTAGTATATTTAAATGATGTGGCCAATTCAAAATATGTTTCAGATATACAAAACAAATTAAAAAATATTGATGTAGATGGAATAATAGATGCTGGGTATATAGAGAAATTTATATCGGATAAAGGCAAAAAGTTTTTTCCTGAATTTGGAATAAACGAAAGACCAGATTCTGTTTGTGGTGATATATTAAAAGGAAAGGTTTGCCTTGTAGTTGAAGGAAGTAATTTGGTTTTAGTAGCACCATATACATTGCCGGATTTTTTAGATGCCGGAGATGACCACTACGACAACACTTACATAAGTGTATTTATGAAAAATTTAAGAATAATGGCTTTGATAATGTCGTTAACATTATCTTCCTTATATGTTGCTATAATTAGTTATCATCCTGATATATTGCCTCCTCAGTATATTTTGGTTTTGGCAGAATCAAGGGTTACAGTTCCTGTTAATGCTCTTTTAGAAGTAACATTGATGGAACTTGTGACAGAGATACTAAAGGAATCTAGCTTAAGGCTTCCCAAACAAGTAGGTTCAGCAATTAGCATAGTTGGAACTATTGTAATAGGACAGGCGGCAGTATCTGCAGGTCTAACTAGTGCTGCTACTGTCATTGTAATATCTCTTACTACTATGACTTCTTTTATAAGTCCAGATTATGCAATTTCACAGCCAATACGTCTTTTAAAATTTATGCTTATAATTTTAACTGGAATATTTGGACTCTTTGGTTTTGTAGTTGGAATTACTATTATTACAATTAATATAACTTCTAAAGCTAGTTTAGGAGTTCCATACACTGCACCTATAGCTCCTTTTAATTTTAAGGATTTAAAGGATTATTTCTTAAGCGACATTGCATTGTCTAAAAAAAGACCTGAAATCTTAAATGATAAAGATAAGACAAGGCAGTAG
- a CDS encoding M42 family metallopeptidase has protein sequence MNLSINKEYLLKTAKEILSFDSPTGFCFDIMKTIAKRAEDFGYDFETNNKGCGIITIKGKSEEKVIGLSAHVDTLGAMVRSITSSGTLKFTLLGGPIVPTLDSEYCKIRTREGKIYTGTFLSTSASTHVYADSSSKKRDPENMEIRIDEVVKSKEDVDKLGICPGDFVFIDPKTTITESGFIKSRFIDDKGSVACLMGLLELFNREKIVPNYTVKILVSTYEEVGHGASYIPTDITEMIAVDMGCIGSDLSCTEYDVSICAKDSSGPYDYNMVTDLVNLSKKNDIKYAVDIYPFYGSDVGAALRGGNNIRGALIGPGVHASHGMERTHYNAFENTIKLLYAYLTK, from the coding sequence ATGAATTTATCAATTAACAAAGAATATCTTTTAAAAACTGCCAAAGAAATACTTTCATTTGATAGTCCCACTGGTTTTTGCTTTGATATTATGAAAACAATTGCGAAAAGAGCAGAGGATTTTGGTTATGATTTTGAAACAAACAATAAAGGCTGTGGAATAATTACTATTAAAGGTAAGAGTGAAGAGAAAGTAATAGGATTATCTGCTCATGTAGATACTTTAGGAGCTATGGTAAGATCAATTACTTCAAGTGGTACATTAAAATTCACTTTACTTGGAGGCCCAATAGTGCCTACATTAGATAGTGAATATTGCAAAATAAGAACTAGAGAAGGAAAAATATATACTGGAACTTTTTTAAGTACTAGTGCTTCAACTCATGTTTATGCTGATAGTAGCTCTAAAAAACGTGATCCAGAAAATATGGAAATAAGAATAGATGAAGTAGTAAAATCAAAGGAAGATGTAGATAAATTAGGCATTTGCCCTGGAGATTTTGTATTTATAGATCCTAAGACAACAATAACAGAAAGCGGATTTATAAAATCTAGATTTATAGATGATAAAGGCAGTGTTGCTTGTTTAATGGGATTACTTGAACTCTTTAATAGAGAAAAGATAGTACCAAACTATACTGTTAAAATACTTGTTTCTACTTATGAAGAAGTTGGACATGGTGCATCATACATACCTACAGATATAACAGAAATGATAGCTGTTGATATGGGTTGTATCGGAAGTGATCTTAGCTGTACTGAGTACGATGTTTCAATATGTGCAAAGGATTCAAGCGGACCATATGACTACAATATGGTAACTGATTTAGTTAATTTAAGTAAGAAAAATGATATTAAGTATGCTGTGGATATTTATCCTTTCTATGGCTCAGATGTTGGAGCTGCACTAAGAGGTGGAAACAACATAAGAGGAGCTCTTATAGGACCTGGCGTTCATGCTTCTCACGGTATGGAAAGAACTCATTACAACGCTTTTGAAAATACAATAAAATTATTATACGCATATTTAACTAAGTAG
- the helD gene encoding RNA polymerase recycling motor HelD — MPAFKHPDYKNECKKLKLTLSYLKDFNELISTRKKQIDEAVEYSKSHYNSDNAEQFNELVINESMQISMKTKSKELKRSLLKPYFARVDFTEDNSMKLGKYYIGKMSVINEETGEFIIVDWRSPVANLYYEGRLGNASYICPDGNIKGEISLKRQYTIENALLKEIFDIDITTNDDFLQAALGSNKDNRLKDIVSTIQSEQNKVIRANMWKPLIVQGAAGGGKTTIALHRIAYLMYNYEKTLKPENFMIIAPNKFFLSYISEVLPELGVENVSQTTFEEFAFSVLNKKNYKKLKLKPPHEKLSNIIENYSNKKAEENQMIISASTFKSSLEFKDLLKKYLKYIAYHYIPKEDFKIHDFVLFTYKEILKLFLKDYSYLPFTKRINEIKKSMINKIEYKKDKILDHIENEYEVKLNKVRRSMNDCEERREKIIKIIDERDDLLLKVKKKLKTIVKEYTSKIPERSVFEYYENFLINLPKLKEEDTNQNLINYIKDTSLDDLKNKTLEMEDLSPLMYLSVCIYGLDEKINLRHIVIDEAQDFSLFQLYVLKKIVKNSSFTILGDLCQGIYEYRGIKDWNDVSELIFNGEPSTKLCLEQSYRTTIEIMDSASSVIESLKDSRLPKAKPVIRHGDKVKVFEKDSLKDIASALDERIEIMKKSKYKSMAIICKTLKECSDLKKLLKNKKDVSLITGKEKDYPGGIVLIPCYLAKGLEFDVVIIANASKDSYTEETLDVKLLYVAMTRPLHELYIYSLLEKAKMLSYIS; from the coding sequence ATGCCCGCATTTAAGCACCCCGATTACAAAAATGAATGTAAAAAGCTCAAATTAACTCTCAGTTACTTAAAAGATTTTAATGAACTTATAAGTACTCGAAAAAAACAGATTGATGAAGCTGTAGAATACAGTAAAAGTCACTATAATTCAGATAACGCCGAGCAATTTAATGAACTTGTAATTAATGAATCCATGCAAATTAGTATGAAAACAAAATCAAAAGAACTTAAAAGAAGTCTTTTAAAACCCTATTTTGCAAGAGTAGATTTTACTGAAGACAATAGTATGAAATTAGGCAAATACTATATAGGGAAGATGTCTGTAATTAATGAAGAAACAGGAGAATTTATAATTGTAGATTGGCGCTCCCCTGTTGCAAATCTTTACTATGAAGGACGCTTAGGCAATGCAAGTTATATATGTCCGGATGGAAACATCAAAGGGGAAATATCTCTTAAAAGGCAATACACCATAGAAAATGCACTTCTAAAAGAAATTTTTGATATAGACATAACCACTAATGATGATTTTCTTCAAGCTGCCTTGGGCTCTAATAAAGACAATAGGCTTAAAGATATTGTCTCCACCATTCAATCAGAACAAAATAAAGTCATAAGGGCTAATATGTGGAAACCACTTATAGTACAGGGAGCTGCAGGAGGTGGAAAAACCACAATTGCACTTCATAGAATTGCATACCTTATGTATAACTATGAGAAAACTTTAAAGCCTGAAAATTTCATGATTATAGCTCCAAACAAGTTCTTCTTAAGCTATATATCTGAAGTTCTTCCTGAACTTGGAGTTGAAAATGTAAGTCAGACCACTTTTGAAGAATTTGCTTTTAGTGTACTCAATAAAAAAAATTATAAAAAACTAAAATTAAAACCTCCTCATGAAAAACTATCTAACATAATAGAAAATTATTCAAATAAAAAAGCCGAAGAAAACCAAATGATAATAAGTGCTTCAACCTTTAAGTCTTCTCTAGAATTTAAAGATTTACTTAAAAAGTACCTAAAGTATATAGCATATCATTACATTCCTAAAGAAGATTTTAAGATTCATGATTTCGTTTTATTTACTTACAAGGAAATACTAAAGCTATTTTTAAAAGACTACAGCTATTTACCCTTTACAAAACGAATAAATGAAATAAAAAAAAGTATGATTAATAAAATAGAATATAAAAAAGATAAAATATTAGATCATATAGAAAATGAATACGAAGTTAAATTAAATAAAGTACGAAGATCCATGAATGACTGCGAAGAAAGAAGAGAAAAAATTATTAAAATCATAGACGAAAGAGATGATTTGCTTTTAAAAGTAAAAAAGAAACTTAAAACCATAGTAAAAGAATATACTTCGAAAATTCCTGAAAGATCTGTATTTGAATACTATGAGAATTTTCTAATAAATTTACCTAAATTAAAAGAAGAAGATACAAATCAAAACTTAATTAATTACATAAAAGATACTTCTTTAGATGATTTGAAAAATAAAACCTTAGAAATGGAGGATTTATCTCCTCTTATGTACCTTTCAGTATGCATTTATGGTCTAGATGAGAAAATAAATTTAAGACATATTGTAATAGATGAAGCTCAAGATTTTAGTTTATTTCAGCTTTATGTTCTTAAAAAAATTGTTAAAAATAGCTCCTTCACTATACTAGGTGATTTATGCCAAGGAATTTATGAATACAGAGGCATTAAAGATTGGAATGATGTGTCAGAATTAATCTTTAATGGTGAGCCTTCAACTAAGCTTTGTCTTGAGCAAAGTTATAGAACTACAATTGAAATAATGGACTCTGCAAGTAGCGTAATTGAAAGTCTAAAGGATTCAAGACTTCCTAAAGCTAAACCTGTAATACGACACGGAGATAAAGTTAAAGTATTTGAAAAAGATTCTCTTAAAGACATAGCAAGTGCCCTAGACGAAAGAATAGAAATAATGAAAAAAAGCAAATACAAATCTATGGCAATTATATGTAAGACCTTAAAAGAATGCTCAGATTTAAAAAAGCTACTAAAAAATAAAAAAGATGTATCCTTAATAACTGGTAAGGAAAAAGATTATCCAGGTGGCATAGTCTTAATACCTTGTTATCTTGCAAAAGGTTTGGAATTTGATGTAGTTATAATTGCTAATGCTTCAAAGGATTCTTATACCGAAGAAACATTGGATGTTAAACTTTTATATGTGGCTATGACAAGACCACTTCATGAACTTTACATTTATTCTCTTTTAGAAAAAGCTAAAATGCTTTCTTATATTTCTTAA
- a CDS encoding nitroreductase family protein: protein MYTEYRKEVNFSESPNVYLLSLKEKMNEVLNVIKNRTSLRNYDNRDISVEDLNTIIESAMRAPTAGNMMFYSIIVIKDKDKKLALSKTCDNQAFIAKAPVLLLFVADMQRQYDYYKVSGVKEYCKKKGLDYTAPSKGDFLLACSDALVAAQNAVIAGESLGIGSCYIGDIMENYEKHKKMLNLPPWAFPICMLTFGYYKEDEKKIIKSRFDKKYIVFEEEYKNLNHEDFKEMYKEKEKYVVKGNKFNAENFGQLIYGRKSGSDFMKEMNRSVEVALKFWDRHEL from the coding sequence TTGTACACTGAGTATAGAAAGGAAGTGAATTTTAGTGAAAGTCCCAATGTTTATTTGCTTTCACTAAAGGAAAAGATGAATGAAGTTTTAAATGTAATTAAAAACAGAACATCTCTTAGAAACTATGATAATAGGGACATAAGTGTGGAAGACTTAAATACTATAATAGAAAGTGCAATGAGAGCTCCTACAGCTGGAAATATGATGTTTTATTCTATAATTGTCATAAAAGACAAAGATAAAAAACTAGCTTTAAGTAAAACCTGTGATAATCAAGCTTTTATAGCAAAAGCTCCAGTGCTTCTTTTATTTGTGGCAGATATGCAAAGACAATATGATTATTATAAAGTAAGTGGCGTTAAAGAATATTGCAAAAAGAAGGGTTTAGATTATACAGCTCCTTCAAAAGGTGATTTTCTACTTGCTTGTTCTGATGCTTTAGTAGCTGCACAAAATGCAGTAATAGCTGGTGAATCTTTAGGAATTGGTTCTTGCTATATTGGAGATATTATGGAGAATTATGAAAAACATAAGAAAATGTTAAACTTGCCACCTTGGGCTTTCCCTATATGTATGCTTACCTTTGGATATTATAAAGAGGATGAAAAGAAGATTATAAAATCAAGATTTGATAAAAAATATATTGTATTTGAAGAGGAATACAAGAACCTAAACCATGAAGATTTTAAAGAAATGTATAAGGAAAAGGAAAAATATGTGGTTAAGGGCAATAAGTTTAATGCTGAAAACTTTGGCCAATTGATTTATGGAAGAAAATCTGGTTCGGATTTTATGAAGGAAATGAATAGATCTGTGGAGGTTGCTTTAAAGTTTTGGGACAGGCATGAACTTTAA
- a CDS encoding metallophosphoesterase, whose product MGSVKFAVFTDLHHDVIPDGLERLEKFMKRAGEAEVDFIIELGDFCCPHHKNKELLKVFHSFNKPHYHVIGNHDTDLYTKKDLMNWLGMDHSYYTFECGNVKFIVLDSSFIKYGNEYEVYYRRNYEKTEGIYPSIPDYELTWLQREISESSLPIVIFSHHSLDNNFRNRGVANREEVNSIINKAADEKKILICVNGHDHADSINKINKTYYFTLNAMSYKWLGSEYEHFCYSREIHSKYPYLKDIFLYNEPLSAVISIDEKNNIDIQGMKGDYQKITPKELGITGTFDGRIISSNVSSKSLMYK is encoded by the coding sequence ATGGGTAGTGTTAAATTTGCAGTATTCACAGATTTACACCATGATGTCATTCCAGATGGACTTGAAAGATTAGAGAAATTTATGAAAAGAGCGGGTGAAGCAGAAGTAGATTTTATAATTGAACTTGGGGATTTCTGTTGTCCCCACCATAAAAACAAAGAATTGTTAAAAGTGTTTCATAGTTTTAATAAGCCACATTACCACGTTATAGGTAATCATGATACTGACTTATATACTAAAAAAGATCTCATGAATTGGTTGGGAATGGACCACTCATACTATACATTTGAATGTGGTAATGTAAAGTTTATAGTGCTTGATTCATCTTTTATTAAATACGGTAATGAATACGAAGTATATTATAGGCGTAATTATGAAAAAACAGAAGGTATATATCCTTCAATACCTGACTATGAATTAACTTGGTTGCAACGTGAAATTTCTGAAAGTTCATTACCAATAGTTATATTTTCGCACCATAGCTTAGATAACAACTTTAGAAACCGAGGGGTTGCAAACCGAGAAGAGGTGAATAGTATCATAAACAAAGCAGCAGATGAAAAGAAAATTTTAATTTGTGTTAATGGTCATGATCATGCAGATTCAATTAATAAAATTAACAAAACATATTATTTTACACTTAATGCAATGTCTTATAAATGGTTAGGCTCAGAATATGAACATTTTTGTTATTCCAGGGAAATTCATTCAAAGTATCCATACCTAAAAGATATTTTTTTATATAATGAACCTTTATCTGCTGTAATATCAATTGATGAAAAAAATAATATTGATATACAAGGAATGAAGGGTGATTATCAGAAAATAACACCAAAGGAGCTTGGTATAACTGGCACCTTTGATGGAAGAATAATTAGTTCTAATGTATCATCTAAAAGTTTAATGTATAAATAA